In Nasonia vitripennis strain AsymCx chromosome 2, Nvit_psr_1.1, whole genome shotgun sequence, a genomic segment contains:
- the LOC100680400 gene encoding nuclear receptor coactivator 3 isoform X10, with product MSIAAAENAGPGPCDLRDPLWVKMNAITGITTKKRKKSDAKPQSQINKCLNEKRRRTQENLFIDELAELISATDMSSGKTDKCQILQRTVEQIRHINTHTGSNSHAVQQGEVSSSNPSILSNDQVGPILLEALDGFLFIVNTEGRVEYVTDNITEYINYTKNDVLGKDIYNIIHHGDHNNFMPNILPMSVGWSSEPQTQTRNRTFECRFLVKPPDDKEETMEEKQQRVSKYETMQICSALLPSNGASSGSERLEPGGGSSAASNVVGGNDVSSEFSDIGPCVMCVARRISFDEKRIGQFTLKLDTFGKIMAVDTNWLSPSYSQYLSNKNLINTKIQDLCHPSDLSKLTAHLKDAIEVGESMSPIYRLHISSEKFLNVQTKSKLFKASVANKRETDFIMATNSIFSPLQESQSASLGGASTPSSVQPPQLQHNQPSPMDHRSNGPSQLEPAEQQQQQQQSQPQQQVSTESGRLRNLLTKGSSASDDSCQENASTQPGGGQAGPEADKPSQTNRILKILLNQQDEDDYHSSEHAGPKAMRNSPGQQVQPKHSPHEHKPNVGPSNNMLLQLLNEKNDDDDEETRAGMKKRNELLTQLLKEPEDEKKVLDQKNRDDDPLLRSLGFRNNSPSSSQSDHSSGSVGLTTGQKRPVEDGEMNVAVKRAMDGSQVTSTASSSSSGSSNNPSKLWEKNRMLASLLAKQPTQPATIPPIPASVISATPQDKLPRVLDRSKQQQQQHQQQHQQQQQQQQHQQQQQQPWTSMQSVGSNSTTTTATSARTPMQNQSRQLPRQPTNTYLTHLQQVTKMEQMDSDFMGNRDYRQQGTDPSAWDIQSALDPDLSDILDQVIDIAPEGIADSLLDAVQAQRNERLAINAIQESLMQIETAVNPTSSNITMPGTPPAYSTALANTPVTSSHNYQPPPMYQQPQQQQQARMRLNTQQAGNRQAAAQFSPQQQQQQQLQRKLMQQQQQQMKQRLLQQQQQQQVLISTATATDQITAGIHTLDNLLNNLNNTVAPNVSLQRSSVPDSQVSPSYGGSVQMPQGQHRLTHSYSHPSTLPQHPAVNNSFNSGQQVSAAARLSPHSPAGIMSFSHPQPLSPRVTQQGNYASSPRMFNVNQVRQQQQPGQQPGLQQQQRSMSSPGTPVSARQSPFPAEAFPPPASPTASQFPPVPNSNVTNPSAQYRLQRTTSTPSATTQLPGGVGSPCHYGGVGKEQPLLSPSHPLSGCPATPTHNQHNANNTQHFSNHQHPSMLYHNAAGVQSSQYCYDRTPVNLYQSGPGDAQDIRPPPSSNPASHQIGGNTSSTGGINSEYVRKELRTVVDARMQQQQQQRVPNNLQNNLTAQVSQEDLESLGLTYDMASTGDALVSDGSAKSWAIGSTGTAPSSSRTTMEEVARGDPKSSLLQKLLSE from the exons GCCTGGCCCGTGTGACCTGCGGGACCCTCTGTGGGTCAAAATGAACGCAATCACTGGCATCACCAccaagaagagaaagaaatcaGATGCCAAACCACAATCGCAAAT TAACAAGTGCCTTAACGAGAAACGACGACGGACTCAGGAAAACCTCTTCATCGATGAGCTTGCCGAGCTGATCTCCGCCACGGACATGAGCTCTGGCAAGACTGACAAATGTCAGATTCTCCAGAGAACCGTCGAACAG ATCAGGCACATCAATACACATACGGGCTCCAATAGTCATGCTGTGCAGCAAGGAGAAGTATCCTCCTCGAATCCTAGCATACTCTCCAACGATCAAGTCGGCCCTATTTTGCTCGAG GCGTTAGATGGCTTTCTGTTCATTGTAAACACTGAGGGGCGCGTGGAATACGTAACGGATAACATAACCGAGTATATAAATTACACGAAGAATGATGTGCTCGGGAaggatatttataatattattcatcACGGAGATCACAACAACTTCATGCCTAACATTTTGCCGATGTCAGTAG GCTGGTCGAGCGAGCCTCAGACCCAGACGCGGAACCGTACCTTCGAATGTCGCTTTCTGGTGAAGCCTCCCGATGACAAAGAAGAGACTATGGAAGAGAAGCAGCAACGCGTATCAAAGTATGAGACGATGCAAATCTGCTCAGCTCTTCTTCCGAGCAACGGcgccagcagcggcagcgagagACTCGAGCCAGGCGGCGGAAGCAGCGCCGCGAGTAACGTCGTCGGTGGCAACGACGTCTCGTCCGAGTTCTCGGACATTGGGCCCTGCGTCATGTGCGTTGCGCGGCGAATTTCTTTCGACGAGAAGCGCATCGGCCAGTTTACCCTCAAATTGGACACGTTCGGCAAGATCATGGCCGTCGACACCAACTGGCTGTCGCCCTCTTACTCACAGTACCTAAGCAACAAG AACCTGATCAACACGAAGATACAGGACTTGTGCCACCCGAGTGATCTCAGTAAGCTAACAGCACATTTGAAGGATGCGATTGAAGTCGGCGAAAGTATGAGCCCGATATATCGGCTGCACATCTCTTCGGAAAAGTTCCTTAACGTTCAAACAAAGTCAAAGCTCTTCAAAGCAAGTGTGGCGAACAAGCGCGAGACGGACTTTATTATGGCCACAAACTCTATATTTAG TCCGCTGCAGGAGTCGCAAAGCGCCAGCCTAGGCGGCGCGAGCACGCCCTCCTCGGTCCAGCCGCCCCAGCTGCAGCACAACCAGCCCAGTCCCATGGATCATCGCTCCAACGGACCCTCGCAGCTCGAGCCCgctgagcagcagcagcagcagcagcaatctcagccgcagcagcaggtCTCGACCGAGTCGGGCAGACTGCGGAATCTGCTGACCAAGGGCAGCAGCGCTAGCGACGACAGCTGCCAGGAGAACGCCTCGACGCAGCCTGGAGGCGGACAGGCCGGACCGGAGGCCGACAAGCCCAGCCAGACCAACAGGATACTGAAGATACTGTTGAACCAGCAGGACGAGGACGACTACCACTCGTCGGAGCACGCCGGACCCAAGGCCATGCGCAACAGTCCAGGGCAGCAGGTGCAACCCAAGCACTCTCCGCACGAGCACAAACCCAACGTCGGCCCCAGCAACAATATGCTCCTACAG TTGCTGAACGAGaagaacgacgacgacgacgaggagactCGCGCGGGCATGAAGAAGAGGAACGAGCTTCTCACGCAGCTTCTCAAGGAGCCTGAAGACGAAAAGAAGGTTCTGGACCAG AAGAACCGCGACGACGATCCTTTACTGCGGAGTCTGGGATTCCGCAACAATTCGCCGTCGTCGTCACAGTCGGATCACAGCAGCGGTAGCGTAGGTTTGACCACGGGCCAGAAAAGGCCAGTCGAGGACGGCGAGATGAACGTGGCGGTAAAGCGAGCGATGGACGGCTCACAGGTCACCTCCACGgcgagcagcagtagcagtggCTCGAGTAACAATCCGAGCAAGCTCTGGGAGAAGAATCGTATGCTGGCGTCTCTGCTAGCGAAGCAGCCTACCCAGCCCGCAACTATACCTCCCATACCCGCCTCTGTGATATCGGCTACTCCCCAAGACAAGTTGCCACGAGTCTTGGACCGGAgcaagcaacagcagcaacagcaccAACAGCAgcaccaacagcagcagcaacagcaacagcatcaacaacaacagcagcagccctgGACAAGTATGCAGTCCGTGGGCAGCAATTCGACAACGACAACCGCCACCTCCGCGCGGACGCCCATGCAAAACCAATCTAGACAACTACCTCGTCAGCCAACCAATACCTACCTCACTCACTta CAACAAGTTACAAAAATGGAACAGATGGATTCGGATTTTATGGGAAACAGAGATTACAGACAACAAGGTACAGATCCTTCCGCGTGGGACATACAGTCTGCTTTGGATCCAGATCTCTCAGATATCTTAGATCAAGTCATAGATATAGCTCCAGAAGGTATTGCAG ATAGCCTATTAGATGCCGTACAAGCACAGCGGAACGAAAGGCTGGCGATAAATGCCATACAGGAGTCATTGATGCAGATCGAGACTGCCGTCAATCCTACGTCTTCCAACATTACGATGCCAGGAACTCCTCCAGCATACTCGACAGCG tTGGCGAATACGCCTGTAACGTCAAGTCATAACTACCAGCCACCACCGATGTATcaacagccgcagcagcaacaacaggcTCGAATGCGATTGAATACTCAACAAGCTGGAAACAGACAAGCCGCAGCACAGTTCTCGccacaacaacagcaacagcagcagttaCAGCGTAAATTaatgcaacaacagcagcagcagatgaAGCAAAGGTTGttgcagcaacagcaacaacagcaagtGCTAATATCTACAGCGACAGCCACGGACCAAATAACGGCTGGCATCCATACTCTTGATAATCTTCTAAATAATCTAAATAATACTGTAGCCCCAAATGTTTCACTACAG CGATCAAGCGTGCCAGATTCACAAGTGTCCCCGAGTTATGGAGGATCCGTCCAGATGCCTCAAGGGCAGCATCGCCTTACTCACTCTTATTCTCACCCCTCCACATTACCTCAACA cCCTGCTGTTAACAACAGTTTTAACAGTGGTCAGCAAGTCTCTGCTGCAGCAAGACTTTCACCACACTCCCCAGCTGGCATTATGTCATTTTCGCACCCACAACCACTGTCTCCTCGGGTGACGCAACAG GGAAACTATGCCAGTAGTCCGCGCATGTTTAACGTGAATCAGgtgcggcagcagcagcaacccgGACAACAGCCAggcctgcagcagcagcagagatcGATGTCGTCGCCGGGTACACCCGTCTCGGCGCGACAATCTCCCTTTCCAGCAGAAGCCTTCCCGCCGCCAGCGTCTCCTACGGCCAGTCAGTTTCCACCAGTTCCAAACTCTAACGTTACGAATCCGTCAGCGCAGTACAGACTGCAACGCACCACCTCTACACCGTCTGCCACTACGCAATTACCag GTGGGGTTGGTTCGCCCTGTCATTATGGCGGTGTGGGCAAGGAGCAACCTCTATTGTCGCCTAGTCATCCCCTCTCGGGTTGCCCTGCAACACCGACTCATAATCAACATAATGCCAACAATACCCAACACTTTTCAAACCATCAACACCCATCTATGTTATACCACAACGCCGCCGGCGTACAGAGTAGTCAGTACTGTTACGATCGGACGCCCGTTAATCTCTATCAGTCGGGGCCCGGGGATGCGCAAGACATTAGGCCTCCGCCTTCCAGTAATCCTGCTAGTCACCAAATAGGTG GTAATACAAGTAGTACAGGTGGTATTAACTCCGAGTACGTGCGAAAAGAGTTGAGGACGGTCGTCGACGCGAGaatgcaacaacagcagcagcagagggtACCCAATAACCTCCAAAACAACCTGACCGCTCAGGTGTCACAGGAAGACTTGGAATCTCTCGGCTTGACTTACGACATGGCGTCAACAG GTGATGCGTTGGTTAGCGATGGCTCTGCCAAGAGTTGGGCTATTGGTAGCACCGGAACCGCCCCCTCGTCCTCCAGG ACTACTATGGAAGAGGTGGCCCGAGGTGATCCAAAGTCGTCGTTGCTGCAGAAGCTGCTGTCAGAGTGA
- the LOC100680400 gene encoding nuclear receptor coactivator 2 isoform X3, producing MSIAAAENAGPGPCDLRDPLWVKMNAITGITTKKRKKSDAKPQSQINKCLNEKRRRTQENLFIDELAELISATDMSSGKTDKCQILQRTVEQIRHINTHTGSNSHAVQQGEVSSSNPSILSNDQVGPILLEALDGFLFIVNTEGRVEYVTDNITEYINYTKNDVLGKDIYNIIHHGDHNNFMPNILPMSVAGWSSEPQTQTRNRTFECRFLVKPPDDKEETMEEKQQRVSKYETMQICSALLPSNGASSGSERLEPGGGSSAASNVVGGNDVSSEFSDIGPCVMCVARRISFDEKRIGQFTLKLDTFGKIMAVDTNWLSPSYSQYLSNKNLINTKIQDLCHPSDLSKLTAHLKDAIEVGESMSPIYRLHISSEKFLNVQTKSKLFKASVANKRETDFIMATNSIFRDSDLNLEGGQLSNNSKLCSGHSSTRSANNSSNSNGNNNNNVGGPLMSVAGSQLNGQLSSSSPSAGSRSSLTSTNAGTGYPGSSGSDSSSAVNAVSSVANAAYNHFNPSGMDLGFDLGFPHSSLELDSSTPYWACEPVRSESRTSQVSVQSQHQQQQHGPGSRPPSQPNATASSASPAAVVPAHCSSPLRAFSPNAANAFSNSFPFSPLQESQSASLGGASTPSSVQPPQLQHNQPSPMDHRSNGPSQLEPAEQQQQQQQSQPQQQVSTESGRLRNLLTKGSSASDDSCQENASTQPGGGQAGPEADKPSQTNRILKILLNQQDEDDYHSSEHAGPKAMRNSPGQQVQPKHSPHEHKPNVGPSNNMLLQLLNEKNDDDDEETRAGMKKRNELLTQLLKEPEDEKKVLDQKNRDDDPLLRSLGFRNNSPSSSQSDHSSGSVGLTTGQKRPVEDGEMNVAVKRAMDGSQVTSTASSSSSGSSNNPSKLWEKNRMLASLLAKQPTQPATIPPIPASVISATPQDKLPRVLDRSKQQQQQHQQQHQQQQQQQQHQQQQQQPWTSMQSVGSNSTTTTATSARTPMQNQSRQLPRQPTNTYLTHLQQVTKMEQMDSDFMGNRDYRQQGTDPSAWDIQSALDPDLSDILDQVIDIAPEGIADSLLDAVQAQRNERLAINAIQESLMQIETAVNPTSSNITMPGTPPAYSTALANTPVTSSHNYQPPPMYQQPQQQQQARMRLNTQQAGNRQAAAQFSPQQQQQQQLQRKLMQQQQQQMKQRLLQQQQQQQVLISTATATDQITAGIHTLDNLLNNLNNTVAPNVSLQRSSVPDSQVSPSYGGSVQMPQGQHRLTHSYSHPSTLPQHPAVNNSFNSGQQVSAAARLSPHSPAGIMSFSHPQPLSPRVTQQGNYASSPRMFNVNQVRQQQQPGQQPGLQQQQRSMSSPGTPVSARQSPFPAEAFPPPASPTASQFPPVPNSNVTNPSAQYRLQRTTSTPSATTQLPGGVGSPCHYGGVGKEQPLLSPSHPLSGCPATPTHNQHNANNTQHFSNHQHPSMLYHNAAGVQSSQYCYDRTPVNLYQSGPGDAQDIRPPPSSNPASHQIGGNTSSTGGINSEYVRKELRTVVDARMQQQQQQRVPNNLQNNLTAQVSQEDLESLGLTYDMASTGDALVSDGSAKSWAIGSTGTAPSSSRTTMEEVARGDPKSSLLQKLLSE from the exons GCCTGGCCCGTGTGACCTGCGGGACCCTCTGTGGGTCAAAATGAACGCAATCACTGGCATCACCAccaagaagagaaagaaatcaGATGCCAAACCACAATCGCAAAT TAACAAGTGCCTTAACGAGAAACGACGACGGACTCAGGAAAACCTCTTCATCGATGAGCTTGCCGAGCTGATCTCCGCCACGGACATGAGCTCTGGCAAGACTGACAAATGTCAGATTCTCCAGAGAACCGTCGAACAG ATCAGGCACATCAATACACATACGGGCTCCAATAGTCATGCTGTGCAGCAAGGAGAAGTATCCTCCTCGAATCCTAGCATACTCTCCAACGATCAAGTCGGCCCTATTTTGCTCGAG GCGTTAGATGGCTTTCTGTTCATTGTAAACACTGAGGGGCGCGTGGAATACGTAACGGATAACATAACCGAGTATATAAATTACACGAAGAATGATGTGCTCGGGAaggatatttataatattattcatcACGGAGATCACAACAACTTCATGCCTAACATTTTGCCGATGTCAGTAG CAGGCTGGTCGAGCGAGCCTCAGACCCAGACGCGGAACCGTACCTTCGAATGTCGCTTTCTGGTGAAGCCTCCCGATGACAAAGAAGAGACTATGGAAGAGAAGCAGCAACGCGTATCAAAGTATGAGACGATGCAAATCTGCTCAGCTCTTCTTCCGAGCAACGGcgccagcagcggcagcgagagACTCGAGCCAGGCGGCGGAAGCAGCGCCGCGAGTAACGTCGTCGGTGGCAACGACGTCTCGTCCGAGTTCTCGGACATTGGGCCCTGCGTCATGTGCGTTGCGCGGCGAATTTCTTTCGACGAGAAGCGCATCGGCCAGTTTACCCTCAAATTGGACACGTTCGGCAAGATCATGGCCGTCGACACCAACTGGCTGTCGCCCTCTTACTCACAGTACCTAAGCAACAAG AACCTGATCAACACGAAGATACAGGACTTGTGCCACCCGAGTGATCTCAGTAAGCTAACAGCACATTTGAAGGATGCGATTGAAGTCGGCGAAAGTATGAGCCCGATATATCGGCTGCACATCTCTTCGGAAAAGTTCCTTAACGTTCAAACAAAGTCAAAGCTCTTCAAAGCAAGTGTGGCGAACAAGCGCGAGACGGACTTTATTATGGCCACAAACTCTATATTTAG GGATAGTGACTTAAATCTCGAGGGTGGTCAGCTTTCCAACAACTCGAAACTCTGCTCAGGACACTCTAGTACGCGCAGTGCGAATAACAGTAGTAACAGTAACGgtaacaataacaataacgTGGGCGGTCCACTGATGTCGGTGGCCGGAAGCCAGCTGAACGGTCAGCTGAGCAGCTCCTCGCCGTCGGCCGGAAGCCGGAGCTCGTTGACGAGCACGAACGCCGGGACCGGCTACCCGGGCTCCAGCGGCTCGGACAGCTCGTCAGCTGTGAACGCCGTGTCCTCGGTCGCGAACGCCGCCTACAACCACTTCAACCCGTCCGGCATGGACCTCGGCTTCGACCTTGGCTTCCCGCACTCGAGCCTCGAGCTGGACAGCTCGACGCCGTACTGGGCCTGCGAACCAGTGCGCTCTGAGTCGCGGACGAGCCAGGTCAGCGTCCAGtcgcagcaccagcagcagcagcacggcCCGGGCTCGCGGCCGCCCTCCCAGCCGAACGCCACCGCGTCCTCGGCCTCGCCGGCCGCGGTCGTGCCCGCGCACTGCAGCAGCCCCCTGCGCGCCTTCAGCCCCAACGCCGCGAACGCCTTCAGTAATTCCTTCCCCTTCAGTCCGCTGCAGGAGTCGCAAAGCGCCAGCCTAGGCGGCGCGAGCACGCCCTCCTCGGTCCAGCCGCCCCAGCTGCAGCACAACCAGCCCAGTCCCATGGATCATCGCTCCAACGGACCCTCGCAGCTCGAGCCCgctgagcagcagcagcagcagcagcaatctcagccgcagcagcaggtCTCGACCGAGTCGGGCAGACTGCGGAATCTGCTGACCAAGGGCAGCAGCGCTAGCGACGACAGCTGCCAGGAGAACGCCTCGACGCAGCCTGGAGGCGGACAGGCCGGACCGGAGGCCGACAAGCCCAGCCAGACCAACAGGATACTGAAGATACTGTTGAACCAGCAGGACGAGGACGACTACCACTCGTCGGAGCACGCCGGACCCAAGGCCATGCGCAACAGTCCAGGGCAGCAGGTGCAACCCAAGCACTCTCCGCACGAGCACAAACCCAACGTCGGCCCCAGCAACAATATGCTCCTACAG TTGCTGAACGAGaagaacgacgacgacgacgaggagactCGCGCGGGCATGAAGAAGAGGAACGAGCTTCTCACGCAGCTTCTCAAGGAGCCTGAAGACGAAAAGAAGGTTCTGGACCAG AAGAACCGCGACGACGATCCTTTACTGCGGAGTCTGGGATTCCGCAACAATTCGCCGTCGTCGTCACAGTCGGATCACAGCAGCGGTAGCGTAGGTTTGACCACGGGCCAGAAAAGGCCAGTCGAGGACGGCGAGATGAACGTGGCGGTAAAGCGAGCGATGGACGGCTCACAGGTCACCTCCACGgcgagcagcagtagcagtggCTCGAGTAACAATCCGAGCAAGCTCTGGGAGAAGAATCGTATGCTGGCGTCTCTGCTAGCGAAGCAGCCTACCCAGCCCGCAACTATACCTCCCATACCCGCCTCTGTGATATCGGCTACTCCCCAAGACAAGTTGCCACGAGTCTTGGACCGGAgcaagcaacagcagcaacagcaccAACAGCAgcaccaacagcagcagcaacagcaacagcatcaacaacaacagcagcagccctgGACAAGTATGCAGTCCGTGGGCAGCAATTCGACAACGACAACCGCCACCTCCGCGCGGACGCCCATGCAAAACCAATCTAGACAACTACCTCGTCAGCCAACCAATACCTACCTCACTCACTta CAACAAGTTACAAAAATGGAACAGATGGATTCGGATTTTATGGGAAACAGAGATTACAGACAACAAGGTACAGATCCTTCCGCGTGGGACATACAGTCTGCTTTGGATCCAGATCTCTCAGATATCTTAGATCAAGTCATAGATATAGCTCCAGAAGGTATTGCAG ATAGCCTATTAGATGCCGTACAAGCACAGCGGAACGAAAGGCTGGCGATAAATGCCATACAGGAGTCATTGATGCAGATCGAGACTGCCGTCAATCCTACGTCTTCCAACATTACGATGCCAGGAACTCCTCCAGCATACTCGACAGCG tTGGCGAATACGCCTGTAACGTCAAGTCATAACTACCAGCCACCACCGATGTATcaacagccgcagcagcaacaacaggcTCGAATGCGATTGAATACTCAACAAGCTGGAAACAGACAAGCCGCAGCACAGTTCTCGccacaacaacagcaacagcagcagttaCAGCGTAAATTaatgcaacaacagcagcagcagatgaAGCAAAGGTTGttgcagcaacagcaacaacagcaagtGCTAATATCTACAGCGACAGCCACGGACCAAATAACGGCTGGCATCCATACTCTTGATAATCTTCTAAATAATCTAAATAATACTGTAGCCCCAAATGTTTCACTACAG CGATCAAGCGTGCCAGATTCACAAGTGTCCCCGAGTTATGGAGGATCCGTCCAGATGCCTCAAGGGCAGCATCGCCTTACTCACTCTTATTCTCACCCCTCCACATTACCTCAACA cCCTGCTGTTAACAACAGTTTTAACAGTGGTCAGCAAGTCTCTGCTGCAGCAAGACTTTCACCACACTCCCCAGCTGGCATTATGTCATTTTCGCACCCACAACCACTGTCTCCTCGGGTGACGCAACAG GGAAACTATGCCAGTAGTCCGCGCATGTTTAACGTGAATCAGgtgcggcagcagcagcaacccgGACAACAGCCAggcctgcagcagcagcagagatcGATGTCGTCGCCGGGTACACCCGTCTCGGCGCGACAATCTCCCTTTCCAGCAGAAGCCTTCCCGCCGCCAGCGTCTCCTACGGCCAGTCAGTTTCCACCAGTTCCAAACTCTAACGTTACGAATCCGTCAGCGCAGTACAGACTGCAACGCACCACCTCTACACCGTCTGCCACTACGCAATTACCag GTGGGGTTGGTTCGCCCTGTCATTATGGCGGTGTGGGCAAGGAGCAACCTCTATTGTCGCCTAGTCATCCCCTCTCGGGTTGCCCTGCAACACCGACTCATAATCAACATAATGCCAACAATACCCAACACTTTTCAAACCATCAACACCCATCTATGTTATACCACAACGCCGCCGGCGTACAGAGTAGTCAGTACTGTTACGATCGGACGCCCGTTAATCTCTATCAGTCGGGGCCCGGGGATGCGCAAGACATTAGGCCTCCGCCTTCCAGTAATCCTGCTAGTCACCAAATAGGTG GTAATACAAGTAGTACAGGTGGTATTAACTCCGAGTACGTGCGAAAAGAGTTGAGGACGGTCGTCGACGCGAGaatgcaacaacagcagcagcagagggtACCCAATAACCTCCAAAACAACCTGACCGCTCAGGTGTCACAGGAAGACTTGGAATCTCTCGGCTTGACTTACGACATGGCGTCAACAG GTGATGCGTTGGTTAGCGATGGCTCTGCCAAGAGTTGGGCTATTGGTAGCACCGGAACCGCCCCCTCGTCCTCCAGG ACTACTATGGAAGAGGTGGCCCGAGGTGATCCAAAGTCGTCGTTGCTGCAGAAGCTGCTGTCAGAGTGA